A single window of Nicotiana sylvestris chromosome 5, ASM39365v2, whole genome shotgun sequence DNA harbors:
- the LOC138869008 gene encoding uncharacterized protein, whose amino-acid sequence MPDVTKYNSTRINNEHITAYTCAIKGNDLKDDEIESVLLKKFGETLSKGAMMWYHNLPSNSMDSFTMLADSFVKAHAGAIKVDTRMFDIFKIKQRENEMLREFVSRFQMEPMELPPDSNDWAVQAFTQGLNEQSLIASKKLK is encoded by the coding sequence atgcccgatgTCACGAAGTATAACAGTACTAGGATCAATAATGAGCACATTACCGCTTATACTTGTGCTATAAAAGGGAATGACTTAAAGGATGACGAGATTGAATCTgtcttgctgaagaaatttggagaaacactatcgaagggagccatgatgtggtatcacaacctacccTCGAACTCGATGGATTCATTTACAATGTTGGCAGATTCTTTTgtgaaggcacatgccggtgccatcaaggttgaTACAAGGATGTTCgacatcttcaaaatcaaacaaagggagaacgagatgctgagggaatttgtatctcgcttCCAGATGGAGCCAATGGAATTACCACCGGACTCcaatgactgggcagtacaggccttcactcagGGCTTGAACGAGCAAAGCTTGATAGCTTCGAAGAAGCTAAAGTAA